From Salvia splendens isolate huo1 chromosome 3, SspV2, whole genome shotgun sequence, a single genomic window includes:
- the LOC121797003 gene encoding putative disease resistance protein At1g59780: MQLNQQLYQIQSAKRCRIVLDDIWETCHWDGLKHAFLARTSQSKILITTCKQAIVELGIYYVSRMEVELLKEDDAWDLLKKKTFPPDINPEFVREESTCTLGKQMVKKCGYLPLAISLLGGVLNERNSTREWELVNENMDAYLYNVGDGDGDGDGNESKLEAVVNLSYDDLPYHLKLCFLYLGVLRDGESMAAVDLYRIWISQGMISEENSDKSPMELAEDYLRQLVSKSIVQAKRKDARHRTKYTSCNLHCVVRKLCLSMGKKEHYQVQTLEYTGGRFSSFVDHALSRVKTRHLVIHFKAELQEDDGEWRVNIELPSTVDFRRFKSLRSLAFEGFKFVRGKLPRGGYSSCSPQKSAFPEMERIGDYRLKLDKGIDQLEALLVQGLNSSVHENSCYKRMKKLRRFSAYIFDKESYTAIMKAIDSNWERLVYTFIVVEEGWEFTSTNLNQAFTCRNLTDLVIHAHLGRLLTECRSNIICSNIAILCFNKGKIEEDPMEVFELNDLQELREWKVDEGAMPLLSHLYIRRCLGMEMVPQGLSAISNLQDLIIEGMPELGRRVMSDNGGREGEDFHKVRHVSKITIK; this comes from the exons ATGCAGTTGAATCAGCAGCTCTATCAGATACAAAGTGCTAAGCGATGCCGGATTGTTCTCGACGATATCTGGGAGACTTGTCACTGGGATGGCCTCAAACATGCCTTCCTTGCCCGCACCTCGCAAAGCAAAATCTTGATCACCACGTGCAAACAAGCTATAGTAGAGTTAGGGATTTATTATGTGTCTAGGATGGAAGTTGAGCTTCTAAAAGAGGATGATGCTTGGGACTTACTCAAGAAGAAGACATTTCCCCCTGACATCAATCCAG AGTTTGTACGTGAAGAATCTACGTGCACACTTGGGAAGCAAATGGTAAAGAAATGTGGTTATTTGCCTCTAGCAATCTCTTTACTTGGAGGGGTCTTGAATGAGAGAAATTCAACGAGAGAGTGGGAGTTGGTGAATGAAAATATGGATGCATACTTATACAACGtcggagatggagatggagatggagatggaaaTGAAAGTAAACTGGAAGCGGTAGTAAATTTAAGTTATGATGATTTACCTTATCATTTGAAGCTGTGCTTTCTGTATTTGGGTGTATTGAGAGATGGTGAAAGCATGGCTGCTGTTGATCTATACAGAATATGGATATCACAGGGCATGATTTCAGAGGAGAATAGTGATAAATCTCCGATGGAGCTTGCAGAGGACTACTTAAGACAGCTGGTCTCGAAGAGCATTGTCCAAGCCAAACGTAAAGATGCCAGACATAGAACGAAATATACGTCATGCAACCTTCATTGTGTAGTAAGAAAGCTATGTTTGTCGATGGGGAAAAAGGAGCACTACCAGGTGCAAACTCTCGAGTACACAGGTGGAAGATTTAGTTCCTTTGTAGATCATGCCCTGTCACGTGTTAAAACGCGACATTTGGTTATCCATTTCAAAGCAGAGTTGCAAGAAGATGATGGTGAAT GGAGGGTAAATATTGAGCTTCCAAGCACAGTTGATTTTCGAAGATTCAAATCACTCAGAAGTCTAGCTTTCGAGGGATTCAAATTTGTGCGAGGAAAGCTACCAAGAGGGGGTTACTCGTCTTGTTCACCTCAGAAATCTGCGTTTCCGGAAAT GGAAAGAATTGGGGATTATCGATTGAAATTGGATAAGGGTATAGATCAGTTGGAGGCTCTACTGGTACAGGGGCTGAACAGTTCAGTGCATGAGAATAGTTGTTATAAGAGAATGAAGAAGCTCCGACGTTTCTCAGCGTATATATTTGACAAGGAAAGCTATACAGCTATTATGAAAGCCATTGATTCAAACTGGGAAAGGTTGGTGTACACTTTTATAGTAGTGGAAGAAGGTTGGGAGTTCACATCAACGAACTTGAACCAAGCATTCACATGCCGGAATCTTACTGACTTGGTGATTCATGCTCATTTGGGGAGGCTACTAACGGAGTGCAGGAGCAACATCATTTGCTCAAACATAGCAATATTATGCTTTAACAAAGGCAAAATTGAGGAAGATCCAATGGAG GTGTTTGAACTGAATGACTTGCAAGAGTTGAGGGAGTGGAAAGTTGATGAAGGTGCCATGCCTCTTCTATCGCATTTGTATATTCGCCGTTGTCTTGGTATGGAGATGGTTCCACAAGGATTGAGTGCTATTTCTAATCTTCAAGATCTGATCATTGAAGGAATGCCAGAATTGGGAAGAAGGGTTATGTCTGATAATGGTGGTAGAGAAGGAGAGGATTTTCACAAAGTTCGCCATGTCAGTAAAATTACCATCAAATAA